A window of Thiocapsa bogorovii genomic DNA:
ACGAAGCTGGGCGCGGCAACCGCTCTGGCCCGCTTGAGCGGAGACGAGATCGTCGCACTCTTCGTCGGCGATGCGGCAAGCCAGGCGAAGGAGCTCTGCGAAGATCTGATTCGCACCACTCGCAACTTTCTCTTCACTTGGCAAGAACGCTCATTCGACATCACGCTCAGTATCGGCTTGGTCGTATTCGACCCTGCGAGGGTCAGCGCCGTCGATGCGCTCGGACAGGCCGATATCGCCTGCCGCGCCGCCAAGCAACAGGGTCGGGATCGGATTCATATCTACGGCCATCGCGATGCCGAGAGCATCCGTCATCGCGGAGATCTAGCCCTCCTGCCGGTCATCGGTCGTGCTCTGAGCGACGGGCGATTTCGGATCATGGCTCAGCCGATCAAACCGCTCAGCGGTAACGATCAGCCGATCCACTACGAGATCCTGGTGCGAATGCAGGACGAGAAGGGCAATGCCGTCGTGCCGGACACCTTCATCCCAGCGGCCGAGCGTCACATCCTCATGCCGACGATCGACCGATGGATCGTCACGCATGTCTTCTCCCACCAGTCCGAGCAACTTGCCGCCTGGCACAAGGCGGTTCCGGATCGCTTCATGCTGGCGATCAACCTGTCCGGAACCACGCTGATGGACGACGGTTTCACCTCGTATCTCAAACGTCAATTCGCCGAGTACGAGATCCCTTACGCCAGCATCTGCTTCGAGATCACGGAGACCGCCGCCGTGGCGGATTTACGCCGCGCACGCACCTTCATGCAGGAGATGCGTGCACTCGGAACATCCTTTGCGGTCGACGATTTCGGGACGGGCTTCGCCTCCTATGCCTATCTGAAGTTCCTGCCGGTGGACTACCTCAAAATCGACGGGAGTTTCGTGCGCAATCTTGAAACCGACCCTGTCGATCGTGCGCTCGTCTCGTCCATCAACCATATCGGACATGTTCTGGGCATGAAGACGATCGCCGAATGGGCGGAGACCCCGGAGCTGATCGAACGACTTCGCGCGATGGGCGTGGACTATGCGCAGGGCTTCGGGGTCGGACGACCGTTGCGGCTGGAGGATCTTCGGCTGCATCGCGCGTTGAGACAAGATGCAGCCGTGCAGCCTCGGGCAGACGCCCTCGCTCGCGCGGTCGTGCTCTGAACCCGACGGGCGACGAGGCCATCCGCCGAGCGGCGGATGTCACCGAACAAGACGGACAGCAACATGGGCGCCAAGAAACGACTCCTAGAACGCGCCGAGACCCTTTTGGAGCGTCTCGCGATCCTGCTGCCGGCGGGGACCGAACCCCCGGACTGGACCGCTCACGCCTTTCGGTGGCGCCGGCGCGGCGATCGCGGCTGGCTGCAGGCGGTGCCCGCCCCGCATCGAATCGACCTCGACGACCTCCTCTGTCTGGATCGACAGAAGGCCGAGATCGAGCGCAATACGGCGCAGTTTCTCGCCGGTCGCGGGGCCAACAACGTCCTGCTGTGGGGGTCGCGCGGGACCGGAAAATCATCGCTGATCAAAGCCGTCTTCAATGCGCTGCGCGACCGCGGACTGCGTCTGATCGAGGTCGACAAGGACGACCTTATTCAACTTCCCGAAATCCTGGAGCTGATTCGCGACCGCCCCGAGCGCTTCATCCTCTTCTGCGACGACCTTTCATTCGAGGCCAGCGAATCCGGCTACAAGGCCCTCAAAGCCGCCTTGGACGGCTCGATTACAGCGACCCCCGAGAACTTGCTCATCTACGCGACATCGAACCGTCGTCATCTGCTGCCGGAGATGCAGTCAGAGAACCGAGAGGCCCGTCTCGTCGACGGCGAGCTGCATCATGGCGAATCGGTCGAGGAGAAGATCTCGCTCTCCGATCGGTTCGGGCTCTGGGTCGCCTTTCACCCGTTCAGCCAGGCCCAGTACCTCGCCCTCGTGCACCACTGGCTCGCCCGTCTCCCCGACGCACCCGAAACGGCCACAACCGAAGGACGCGAGACGCTCGAGCGCGCTGCGCTGCAGTGGGCCTTGCGACGTGGCTCGCGCAGCGGTCGCACGGCATGGCAGTTCGCACGCGATTGGTCCGGGCGTGAGTGACCGTTGCACGATCCGCATGCATGCACGCCTCGGCCAGTTCGGCTGCCCTCGAGCGCATCAACCTAAGCGCCTGTAGGGAAAACAAAGCCCCGAACTCCGGGACGGCCGCACACTGATGGAAATCGAAGCTGTCGCCGACGCCGAGGTCGTCGCGGCCGAGATCGACGCGGATTCGGCTTGGTCTGTCCGACGGCTGCGGACTTCGGGACCGACATCAGGCAAACTCGGGCAGCGGCGATCCTGCCGCCTTCATCGGAGCACCCATCATGTTTGGACGCGGACTTCTGGGGGTGGCGTTGATCGTGATCGCGACGGCTTCCTCGGCACTCGGCAGCGATGGATTGGTGGTGTCGACGAGCCCGCACGGAGTCGCCAAGACAGCGGACCGCGCCGAGTCGGCCATCACCGAGCGCGGTCTTGGGATCTTTGCGCGCATCGATCACGCAGCTGGGGCACGTCAGGCGGAGCTGGAGCTGCCTCCGACCGAGCTGCTGATCTTCGGGAACCCGAAAGCCGGTACACGACTCATGCAGTGCAGTGCGACGGTCGCGATCGATCTGCCGCTGAAGCTGCTGATTTGGGAAGGCGCAGACGGCGTCACGCAGATCGCCTACAACGCGCCGGTTTGGCTCGATGCACGACATGGACTCGGCGATTGTGCGGCAGTGCTGGGGAACATCGAAAAGATGCTCTCCGAGATCGCCGCGGCCGCTGCAGAGTAAGCGGGCGGACCGCATCGGAGCACGTGTCTAGGGGCGGTGAAGATTCGACGTCTGGACCCGACAGCCTGGTGCGCCTCGGAACTGAACGCGACCGGAGCACGCCGGCGGAACTCAAACCATGACGTCACAGGATCAACGCCGGGAGACGGCTCCGCGCCTCTGGGAGATTGTCCCGATCGGCGAGTATGCGGTTCCGAGCACCCTCGACTCGACAACCGTCCGGAAGAAATGGTCGGCGCTCGGACGCGTGTTCGGAATGGGCTCCAAAAAGGCTCAATCGCCCTTGCGGGCCGAGACGGATTTGCGGGCCCTCCCTCAGATGAAGCTGGAACATCTCTCGCCTCCGATCGACTGGTCGCCCGGCGCGGCGGCGCTTGACGATGCCCTCGCGGATTGGCCAACGGAGGGGGACACCGGCGTCCGGGTTTTAGTCGGTCAGCCCTTCGGCGGTCACGCCGAGATCCTGGAGCAGTGGGCCCTCGCGCGCGGGGCGTCCGTCATCCTGCCGCCGAGCCCTGAGGCGATCCTAGCGAGCGACACACGTCTGCTCGATGACTGGTTGAGCCGAGCGGATGCGCAGCCGGATTGCCTCTGGGTCTTGCCGCGCTTGGAGCACTTGTACTTCCGTCACGCCGGCGGGTTGCGGTTGGCACGACGTCTGTTCGAGTTGGCGTTCGCGGGTCGCCTGGGTCGGGGGCTAATCGGCTGCGACAGTTGGGCCTGGGCCTATCTGCAAAGGATCTGGCCGTTTCCAGGGATCAAGGTACTGACCCTGCAGGGGTTCGACGGACGCAGTCTCGGAATGTATTTTCTCGAATCGGCGCTCGCCGATCTCAACAACCGGGTGCGCTTTTGTAACGCCAAGACTGGGGAGACGCTGCTACCCGATCCGGACGCTGACTCGGAGCGCGACGCGTCGGACCAGGATGAGTTTCCGGTCAGTGGCGAGCTCAGACGCTTGGCCGCGCATTGCCGCGGCAATCTCGGCATCGCCCGCACTTACTGGCGTAGCCGACTGCGCGCGGAGCCGGACAACGACGAGGAGGAGGACGAGGACGCGATCGAAGATGCCGATGCCGATGGATCCGCGACGAACCCAGACGAGGAGACCGTCTGGCTAAGCACAGGCATCGAGGATCCTGTCCTCCCCGCCGAGACCGGCGAAGAGGTCGTCCTCGTTCTGCATGCGCTCTTGCTGCACAACGGCCCACCGGAGCGTGTGTTGCCGGAGCTGCTTCCGCTGTCGCATGACCGAATCCTTTCGATCCTGCTGAGGCTGAAGGATCTCGGTCTTGTCGAAGCGCGCAGCGACCGCTGGCGCATCTCCGCACTCGGTTATGCGACCGCCCGAGAGACCCTGCGTGCCCGGGGTTTTTTGATCGACGCCTTCTGAGCTCGGGAGATTCCGACCGATGCAGAACGACTCCGATATCATTCGCCTGTTCAACGTGCTCGACACCGCCGCCCTCGTCGAGCTGGGGCTGATTCTGCTCGGCGCAGCGGTCTTGATCATCGTCAATCAGACCCTCGTACCTTGGATTGCAAACCGGCTCCACGGCCGCTATCGGCTCTACCTGTTGGCGATGGTGCCGGTGATGCGCCTGATCATCATCGTCGTCGCCTTTGTCTTGATCGTGCCTGTGATCATCGATCCGTCGCTTCAGAACATGGTCGCCGTGCTAGGCACCCTGGGCCTCGCGGTCGGATTCGCATTGAAGGACTACGTGAGCAGCCTGATTGCAGGCGTCGTCGCCGTGATCGAGATGCCCTATCGGCTCGGCGACTGGATCGAGATCAACGGCGCCTACGGAGAGGTTACGAAGGTCGGCATGCGAACGGTTCAGATCGTCACGCCGGAGGATACGCGCGTCTCGATCCCGCACCTGAAGCTCTGGAACGACTCCATCTTCAATGCCAACAATGGCGGACCCGAGTTGCAGTGCGTGGCGGATTTTTACCTCCACCCTTCGCACGACGCCGGCGCGGTCATGCAGGCTCTTCAGGACGTCGCCCTGACCAGCCCATATCTTCAGCTCGATCAGCCGGTCGCCGTCGTGGTTTGCGAGCGGCCGTGGGGCACGCACTATCGGCTGAAAGCCTATCCGATCGACCCGCGCCAGCAGTTTCGCTTCGTCTCAGATTTAACGGTCCGAGGCAAGGCGATCCTGGGACAGCTCGGGGTGCAGCCGAGCGCGGTGGCGAGCGTCGCGAGGGAGAGCGCCCAAACGAATCGCGGCGGGCGATGATCCTGGATCCGGCAGTCGACCGCTTCGTGCCCCATGCTCAGGGTTTGATGCGATTGACGATCCCGGAGATTTAACGCGTCACCCGCCGGGTGACGGCCGCGACGGCCCATTGAGCACGCCCGAATACCTAGTACCTCGTTCAACCTTATTTTGCATGCTCAGAGCCCCCCAAAGGCGTCAGGGCAAGGCACAGACCGCGGGGAATGGTGCTATTTCCAATGGCTGTAACGCTGCCCTGGCGCCTCTGGGGGCTCCCGAAGGGCGAGAATCCTTGGAGAACACCGATAACAGATCCGTGGGCGAGTCGGTATGGCAATTGAAATCCGCAACGGGCGAGGTGACGCCGTGAACGCTTTGAAGCAACCTCCATGGCTTGAAACCGCAGAAGGCAAGATGCGGCGGGTCGGCGTCGAGCTGGAAATGAGCGGGCTCGAGCTCGATGCGCTGGCCGAATGCGTGGCCGGATTCTTCGATCTCGAGATCAAATCGCACGGGCGTTACGAGCGCGTGCTCGAAGGCGATCCGGCGGGCGACTGGATCGTCGAGCTGGACTACGACCTGCTCA
This region includes:
- a CDS encoding putative bifunctional diguanylate cyclase/phosphodiesterase yields the protein MSPRLNRFIRYPWRPWQGVPASTRSATRGFLIALSGSLLTLGLLAWDLRERMSTVPSDASRPTAEHGFSLALALVVTVATITIVLLFYLRFRALARAELRDLADLDAAGETLRALLGTVSHGVILTDLEGRIRLFNPAAEILFGRLCEETLALPIEILIPDLRLSEAIESTRASPGLGSQVLHLSGVRADDRQFPMRLLTRSLTLDGEDFRLLIAEDMTDLERSEQRMEFLEQRDPLTGLQNRPTLERILGAVTPLRGKNPKHALCLIDIDRFKVINDTFGHAAGNKVLEQLGQIAKTKLGAATALARLSGDEIVALFVGDAASQAKELCEDLIRTTRNFLFTWQERSFDITLSIGLVVFDPARVSAVDALGQADIACRAAKQQGRDRIHIYGHRDAESIRHRGDLALLPVIGRALSDGRFRIMAQPIKPLSGNDQPIHYEILVRMQDEKGNAVVPDTFIPAAERHILMPTIDRWIVTHVFSHQSEQLAAWHKAVPDRFMLAINLSGTTLMDDGFTSYLKRQFAEYEIPYASICFEITETAAVADLRRARTFMQEMRALGTSFAVDDFGTGFASYAYLKFLPVDYLKIDGSFVRNLETDPVDRALVSSINHIGHVLGMKTIAEWAETPELIERLRAMGVDYAQGFGVGRPLRLEDLRLHRALRQDAAVQPRADALARAVVL
- a CDS encoding ATP-binding protein → MGAKKRLLERAETLLERLAILLPAGTEPPDWTAHAFRWRRRGDRGWLQAVPAPHRIDLDDLLCLDRQKAEIERNTAQFLAGRGANNVLLWGSRGTGKSSLIKAVFNALRDRGLRLIEVDKDDLIQLPEILELIRDRPERFILFCDDLSFEASESGYKALKAALDGSITATPENLLIYATSNRRHLLPEMQSENREARLVDGELHHGESVEEKISLSDRFGLWVAFHPFSQAQYLALVHHWLARLPDAPETATTEGRETLERAALQWALRRGSRSGRTAWQFARDWSGRE
- a CDS encoding DUF302 domain-containing protein, producing the protein MFGRGLLGVALIVIATASSALGSDGLVVSTSPHGVAKTADRAESAITERGLGIFARIDHAAGARQAELELPPTELLIFGNPKAGTRLMQCSATVAIDLPLKLLIWEGADGVTQIAYNAPVWLDARHGLGDCAAVLGNIEKMLSEIAAAAAE
- a CDS encoding mechanosensitive ion channel family protein, which translates into the protein MQNDSDIIRLFNVLDTAALVELGLILLGAAVLIIVNQTLVPWIANRLHGRYRLYLLAMVPVMRLIIIVVAFVLIVPVIIDPSLQNMVAVLGTLGLAVGFALKDYVSSLIAGVVAVIEMPYRLGDWIEINGAYGEVTKVGMRTVQIVTPEDTRVSIPHLKLWNDSIFNANNGGPELQCVADFYLHPSHDAGAVMQALQDVALTSPYLQLDQPVAVVVCERPWGTHYRLKAYPIDPRQQFRFVSDLTVRGKAILGQLGVQPSAVASVARESAQTNRGGR